From Apium graveolens cultivar Ventura chromosome 9, ASM990537v1, whole genome shotgun sequence, the proteins below share one genomic window:
- the LOC141685948 gene encoding uncharacterized protein LOC141685948 — MVRVDRHGSSVENKEVNVDCIPFYSIDGSKMVVSFDEPVLTTQEDVLNPVELRKATVKDHYSGYEPSRKKLRAAKKHAIEDIYGIWDGSYGDLPYLMETLQCFNIGTKVDWLFKEDEIGEQCIPVIQIDGTHLYGPYPGVLLSATGVDGFSHIVPLAFAIVEAENLASWDWIMERLRKFVVLNQHGICIISDMHAGILAAMQKPGWCEPQNHHRFCIRHFAANFASKHKKSGMKDRIIKLASQVQPKKFELLWNQLMIMEPKAAVWFEDKPVMKWSLAYDEQKRFGIMTTNHAENWNKATLDARRLHIFTLVKALFHKVVTYFDQRQVKIASQAAKGEMFTKYAKKMLNRAITRASGHHVTIFDCDTLLFEVVTKKVGHKGGNNHIV, encoded by the exons ATGGTGCGTGTTGATAGACATGGAAGTTCAGTTGAGAATAAAGAAGTTAATGTTGATTGTATTCCCTTCTACTCTATAGATGGATCTAAGATGGTGGTATCATTTGATGAACCTGTTTTGACAACACAGGAGGATGTGTTGAATCCCGTGGAGTTGAGAAAAG CTACTGTCAAAGATCATTATTCGGGTTATGAGCCATCAAGAAAGAAATTAAGAGCTGCCAAGAAGCATGCCATAGAGGATATTTACGGGATTTGGGATGGATCATATGGTGATCTACCATATTTGATGGAAACACTACAATGTTTCAATATTGGTACCAAAGTCGATTGGCTATTTAAGGAGGACGAAATAGGAGAG CAATGCATACCAGTTATTCAGATTGATGGTACTCATTTGTACGGACCGTACCCCGGTGTTCTTCTTAGTGCCACGGGAGTAGATGGATTTAGCCACATTGTTCCATTAGCTTTTGCAATAGTGGAGGCTGAGAATTTGGCGAGTTGGGATTGGATTATGGAGAGGCTAAGGAAGTTTGTAGTTCTAAATCAACATGGTATATGCATTATATCTGACATGCATGCTGGAATTCTAGCGGCAATGCAGAAGCCAGGGTGGTGTGAACCACAAAACCACCACCGTTTCTGTATAAGGCACTTTGCCGCTAATTTTGCTTCTAAACATAAAAAGTCAGGCATGAAAGATAGAATAATTAAGTTGGCATCTCAAGTCCAACCTAAGAAGTTCGAATTGTTATGGAACCAACTAATGATAATGGAGCCAAAGGCGGCTGTATGGTTTGAAGATAAGCCTGTAATGAAATGGTCTTTGGCTTATGATGAACAGAAGCGTTTCGGGATTATGACAACGAATCACGCTGAAAATTGGAATAAAGCTACATTAGATGCTCGAAGGCTTCATATCTTTACTTTGGTGAAAGCATTGTTTCACAAGGTGGTTACATACTTTGATCAAAGACAAGTGAAGATAGCGTCACAAGCTGCCAAGGGTGAAATGTTCACTAAATATGCTAAAAAGATGTTAAATCGAGCTATAACTCGTGCTAGTGGACATCATGTGACTATTTTTGATTGTGACACATTGTTATTCGAGGTGGTTACTAAGAAGGTTGGGCATAAAGGAGGAAACAATCATATAGTTTGA